Sequence from the Eleutherodactylus coqui strain aEleCoq1 chromosome 13, aEleCoq1.hap1, whole genome shotgun sequence genome:
gatatacggtgtcctcatctgcagggggtggaggatggaagagccaggagcaggaactgagctcccgccccctctctgcctcctctccacccctctgcactatttgcaatgaaaggaggtgggacaggggcggggctaagttccgagaattagccctgctcccgtcctgcctctcctcattgcaaataatgcagaggggcggagaggaggcagagagggggcgggagctcagagcactgctcctggctcttccagcctcccccctgcagagagagacgaagtatatcggctcggtgtgaaaacccagccgatatacgttcgtctgaatccacccttattccAATTTTTTGGGAACCAGGATTCCAAAACAAAACATCTAAATTCTGGCATTCTGTCCTTTTTCATGGccttcaccatgcgggataaatattgtgatattttaatagcttGGACTTTTACatacacggtgataccaaatgtgtgggttttttaaaattgtttagtCTTTTTATacgaaaaatgggaaaagtgtgTTTTTTAAACTTTGAATATATCATCACTTTAACTGTCAAAATGTATTACAaatgttgtacttttttttttagtcccgacagggaacttgaacttgcaatcatttgaccgcttgtggtatatactgtataacttcattattgcagtatatagtacaagcgatcAAAGGATTGAAAGTTCAAGTATTtgaactgcaatacttcagtattgcagtatatggcaaTTTTTGTTGTTGACTTTCAAGCCCTGCCATTGACATCTCTGTGGAGCCTTCAGTAGTTTTTTGGCTGCCATGCTAGCCTATCGGCACCTTCCGATTGCGCTGCGGGGGTGCCAATGAGGTGCGGGAAGAgtttcccccctgctgactgacaTGCAGTCAGCTTTGACAGTGGGACTTAAACAGTTAACTGTCACAATCAGAGCTAATTCCAATTGCAGCAGTTACCCGCAGCTGTCGGCtatcagaaacagctgatagccgtATTGTGTGGCCTCGGCTCCTCAGCCCACCCCATATACACTGCAGGATGTTTATAATCATTCGGCGGTCCTAAAATGGTTAAGGATTTGATGATTTTGGAGGATTTTCAGCTCAGTTTTTAAACAGCCATAACCGTTATATTTTTCAGATGTGTGAGGTATTTGATCTCCGCCGATCGGCTATTTATCACCCTGAGCACAAGTCATCAATGGTTTTAAAATGGAAAACTCCTTAAAGTTGATAAAAATTCCCACTttcaaaatggaaaaatgtgAGGATGGGCAGAATATAGGCAAAAATGTTGACTTCCTAGAAACAGGGAGTTCCTGAAATAAAAAGATAGTTAAATTTCTCCAAAgatgatttaaccccttcctgctccagggcgtaagtttacgtcctggcagtggggtacttcccgcaacagggcgtaaacctacgtcctggggatagcgtgagatcacatatgatcttgcGTTATcgcgcagcgggagccggctgtcagtcagagctggcatcccgctgcaacagcggggggcatcaggGATGCGCCctgcactgttaaccccttctctgccgcgTTCTAagcagatcgcggcagggaaagagttcacagagggagcgcgctccctctgtgtcttcagccggctctcgtgaTGGTGTCCTGTAGtgtcaatgcctatgatcgctgtataagcgataaggcatggcagggcagtagccctgccatgccttatcacagcgatcagcagtgctgtggtgaaagtcctccagggggacacaagttgtgtgaaaaaaagatttaaaaaatgaataaaaaaaaaaagttaaaaaaaacccttttttatgctttttctcatattagcataaaaaaaggttaaaaaaaattaaaatctcacatatttggtattgtcgcgtccatactGACGTGTagaataagctgcacatgctttagactgtgcacggaaaaaagtgtaaaagaaaatgctaaaaaactgaggcaaaatgctaattttttagcattttgcctccctgaaaacgcaataaaagtgatcagaaaagctgtatgtaccccaaaatggtaccaataaaaactacagctcgtctcgcaaataataagccctcacacagctccgtacataaaaaaattacaggactttgaatgcagcgatagagaaaaaaaaaagattgccaaaaaaagggtttttattgcagaaaagtggaaaaacctaaaataaatgtaagaattttggtatcgttgttaccgtaccgacccgcagaaaaaatggattgtgtcatttatgctgcatgattaacgctgtaaaaaaaaaaaaatctacggcagaattgatgcgttttctctccctgttatcaataaaaaaaaatttaagttttgcaatatagtcaaatgtacccaaaagtggcaccatcaaaaactacagtttgccaagcAAATAAAAGCCCTTACACAGCCGCGTTGATGGAAAatcaaaaaagttatgacttttgataaatggagaaggaaatccgccaaaaatcattgcgttcttaagcccaaaataggccatgtccttaaggggttaaacagaactGGACAACACTGAGATTATGTTTTAGGCAACGGAAATGGACATCGGAAACCGTAATGAAGAATGATTTGGATAGATTGGCCAACGGATCCAATCCCCCGATGCAATGGTTGGACTCTGTTGGTGTCAGCTATAGTGGTTTATATCATGCTGGTATCCTGCAGTCACCCATTCATAGCTTACTATGTGTTTCACTATTCATTTGTGACCCAACCATAGCCCGTCTGGAATGCCGACCTCAGTCAGAGTGTTTTTGCATCAACCAAGCCCACAGGCGTTGGTGTAAGGGGCTGACCAATGGCGAGTTCAGGTTTGTTTATACAGACTGTAAGGGAATATTGATGTTGTTTTGATAATTAAGAATATATTCCTTTGGGAAGGAATTCTGAGCTTTGTGAGATGGTGGGAAAGGATATAATAGGCCAGTCTCGTAAGAGTCCGTCTAGGGTGTGAAGTTTTAAAGTACATGCGCCCCATGTTGGAGTGAAGAAAGGAAGTTGCCGAGCATGAAGGAAGCAATTTGTCAGACTACAAGGGTTAAGAAACACCCCTGTCTGTTGAGATTTACACCCATGATGATTGAATATTAGACTACCGAAATCCAAAAGATTTCTTGTAAATAGAGACTGCTCTGTTGTGACCGTCTCTGTGCTCTCTGCAGAAAACTATCATCTGGACTCTGTTGGGCCTCTTTCGGTTAATTAAAGCATCTCCAAAAAAGTCATGTGGTTCTGGTCACCCTATACTCTGGTGGACGCTCTAGTTCCGGGTATGTTTATGACAGAAGGGTCTACTCTGCATAATGTCATGACCAAGGCTGCTTGGCTGGACTTTACCCCCAGTTATCCGGCACATTCCAAGACCCTGATCGGTACAAGACCATCGAATGGACCTTTTCATTGGCATACCTTTTATTCTCTGTTTTGAAAGGCATAATCTGCTGTGTTTTTCTATACAGAGGTATCCTACTAAAAAAACATATAGTTCATGGTAAACGTTTCTTTGCAATGGGACCATATGGGCGGCATACGACGTTGTATGCCTATACATTAGAGCCTTCAGTCCTGGTCTTTGACAGGTTCTTACTGTATTCTTTGGTGCTGCACTCAACTGACCCGACTAAACAAATACAAGacttctattactactggcaAGGACATACTGCTCTACTATTTTTTTTGCCTTGGGTCCATCAACATATTCTAGAGAATTTGTTACCCAAGTCCTACGAGTACCAAGATCTAAGCCAAACTGGTTCTCAGGACCACTCGACCATAAGTCAGATATCTTAGTAGAAGAGCAACAGAACCGGAGGAGGAGATACCTTAAGGCCAAGCACTTTCATTCCTTTGAAGAGTTGACATAAGCTTTTTGAAGGAACCTGCTGCTAAGGAGACCCGCAGTAATGAAGAGGTCGGATTACGTACTAGATGTCTCAATGATTACACGGCAAAGCAAAGAGCCTAGGCTTCATGAAAGAACATCATCATCAATAATATATTGTCACCATGCATATTTTACACCATAGCGAGTGTCGTGAGGCTGAGGGAAAAGGCACATGTTACAGGTGTCCCCTTCCTGAGATGCAGAAGGTTTATTAGTGCAGGACCTTGAAGAAGGAGACCACATCTGGGCAGGATATACGGTAGGTTGTATACGGCTATGGAGACAAACAATGGGCTGATTCGTAAATTATGCATAAAACTAACGAGGGGGGAATCTCGTAAAGTCATGAAAGGCACTGGAAATAATGGACAGGGAAAGGAAGCAATAACTAGAGCCTTGAGAGACTTAAGAAGAAATGGAGAAGGTAAAGATGATGTCCTACCGCATATCATACTCTGAATAcaagcccctggctgccatgaagCTGAAGGCACAGAATGGGTGTAATCCGTCCCTAATAATCCTGCAGAGGGATTTGATTGCCATGTAGAGCTTATGTTACAAGACACATATCTGACCCACATCTACAGGCATTGGGAAGTGAACCTGGAGCGGCAATCGCCGGTAGGTGACACATCTACATAGTCATGGTATGGGCGGAGGGACACGTCATATCGAGTGGGGAGAGGATGAGAAATATGGGGGTTGGcagaaaaactgtaaaaagaatAGAATAGGGAATACTAGAAGTATTACAGAGAGGGTAGGAGCAGCTTATAGATGCAGAGGGATGGATAGAGGCTACAGTCCAGAGAGGGTTAGTAGGATCATTCGACCATGAAATGTCAATCACTGAGGGAGACTGTCCAAAACTCAGGTTACAGCAAAGTAACGTCATTTTGGGATCTTATTAGTGGGGCCGGTGCTTAGCTTTCATTTTTTGGACTGCTGTTGGAATGCATTTTAAGGTGTGAATGATGTCTCGTAGACCATGCGGTGCGGGAACCGGCTCTtgacatttttaaccctttaacgatgcggcctagtttggtacttaagaacgcaatgatttttggggattttcatctccacttttcaaaagccctaactttttgatttttccatcaacatggccgcATGGAGGCTTCTTTACTGCGGGGCCAGCTATGTGTTTACTGGCACCAATTTGGGTACATAccatgtattgtagaacttttattaatgtGTTTGAGGGCAGACAGGATAAAGaacgttttgttttttacagtatGCATTATGTGGcataaacgacatgataacttcttTCTGCGGGTCAGAATGATTacaacgattagagatgagcgagcgtactcggccacgcccttttttcacccgagtaccgcgatttttgagtatttccgtactcgggcgaaaagattcggggggccctctgggtgagtggggggttgcagcggggagtgggggggagaaggagagagagagggctcccctctgttccccgctgctaccccccgctccgtcacgcctcccgacgccccccgacgccccccgaatctttgcacccgaggactgaagtactcgaaaatcgcggtgctcgatcgagtaattactcgaaacgagtaggttcgctcatctctaacaacgatgtcaaaattataattttttttacgttttttgcttttgcacaataaaagaccCTTTTTTGGAAAGTAATTTGGGCTCGGCATTGCTGGAGTCAAAACGCTAtaactttttcttatttttcatggttgtagctctgtgagggcttgattgtatgtgtgacaagctgtaatttttattggtaccattttgaggtacatatgacttttttggtcgcttttattgcggttttgggaggcaaaacgaACAAAAGTGtttctgttcattttttttgctttttgttttatatgaaccttgtgtggtgcagagtgctaaagtagcagaaatgcagtcccaagctcttactcaggacctgaaggttgcaagttcaatccccgcttggttcaggtagccggctcaaggttgccttccatccttccgaggttggtaaaatgagtacccagcttggtggcggTGGAAGATAGGGAAGgtgatggcaaaccaccctgcaaaaacagcgtGCCAAGGAAGCATCacgttgtgatgtcaccctacGAGTCAGTCAAGACTCAGGGCTTTACCTTACTTTATAATGTTGTTTAAAATTGTATTCAAATTATTGTGCCATTATTTTGAATGCAGCCATACCAAACTtagtttttaattcattttttgcaaaaaatgaaaaagtgtgcaaaacatttttgtttactaagattttttttctacactttttaattttgtgttttttctatGACCGTGTAGGGGACTTGAATCTGCAATCCTATGATCtctatgataatacactgcaatatttctgtactgcagtgtattatctcttaTCTTAGCAATCAAAAGCAatcaaatctcgtccacacgggaaggccaatctgttgcggcaaagCAAGCATAAGCCAGCGCTGCGGCACGGATTCCCTGGCCGcaacatgtctatttttttttctgttgtggccacgctctcctctattgaaaaagcatgcggccaagctgctccaaaacccttgccgcaggttttgaagcagtgctttcccggcggaaatcttttGGTTTTTTTCGTCGCGGCACCCTTTGAAAACCCagccttaaccttttccaatccactgtctgacgtctaaagacattctgattgaaggctgtacagcttcgatgtcggaagacgtccggcagggtattcttactgtatattactggttgctcccataccgtagtactggctctagccagcagatggcgctattgtataatggcagaaagagaaacccccctaggaaaccctgaagccaaaattggattgcaaagggttaaagaaaacattattatacattatataatattatacagCCAGGAGCCCAGACGCTCAGCAGCCACTCTGTGTAAAAAGTGCCCCAGCATGCACTTTGAGATAAATATCGAGCGAAGTCAAACAAATTACAATTTGGACGCATCTACGAGAATTTTGGCATATTCAGCATAAATTATGGCGCATCTCAGCTTCTTATGCCTCAATTGATCTGCATGCATCTCTTTCGTAAACCTTGTCAAAATTGGGCACATTTCGAAAATTGTGGGCCTGTTTCATAAATATGGCGTAGATTACATCTGTCGGAAACTGGTATGAAACTAGAGCAAGTTCCGCCTTTATtgataaataagccccattgtccTATACCTATGGCAGGTCTTGAGGGGGCAGTGCATGACACAAGGAATTTagagggtattgtttctccttatggagaatgCCAAATAGGCGATGCAAAGTAGCTCTCCTCACAGGAAGAAGGAAAACattctctagtgccacctattggaaggaaagTTTATTTGCACATGGGGAATCAAGGAACTCCAAACAGCACCAGTCAGTCCTACACTAGGCTTAACACATGAGGTTCTGCCTGGGTTGTTCCTTTAAGTTGCCTAAAATAGCACTAAATACAATAAAATgtaccacagtgcccccctaacagTGCCACATACATAGAGTGAGCCAAAACATCAATGGATCTTCTTAGATGATGTAGGGGTCTTCTTTATGGGACAAAAATACATCAAAGTATGCCACAATGCCTTCTTACTGACCTGCTTGTTGCTATAATGAGTGAGAATTCTTGAATTGCCATCCAAAATACTGTAATAAGAAAAGTGTTAACTTTAAATTTATTTTATATCCCCAGAGCATAAGGAAGAGGTCAACGGAGAAGTACGGTCTTCCACTTTGAGAGCTATGAGAAGATAAAGCGTGCTCCATCATGGCAGCACTCTTCACACCTCTGGTCCTGATCTTTGCAACAAATGCAAATCCCTCGCAGTTCTGCCCCGCGTCTTGCCTCTGCTATGACTCCTCTAACCTAGTGGAGTGTAGAGGATTGGAGCTCCCCATAGTTCCTCATCATCTTCCTCACAGTACATGGATGCTGGATCTTCGTCACAACAACCTTAGCCGCCTAGAGCCTGCCTCCTTCCAAGCCTTGTGGTCCCTTCGGATCCTTCTTCTTTCTGATAACCAGATTGAGATTGTCTTAGCAAGATCGTTCCGGTCTCTTGGCTTCCTCGAACGGTTGGACCTTTCTAATAACTACCTCACTAGCCTTCCTAATGACTTCTCCAGAGGATTAGGTTCCTTGAGAGAACTGAGAGTTCCTTCAAATAGGTTGACGGCCTTGAGTTATGAAAGTCTAAGGCACATGGAAAGTCTGGAGAAACTGGACCTGAGCAGAAACTATTTGAGTTCTATAGAACAGGGGGCCTTCCGTGGACTCTCCAGGCTACGTCACCTTCACCTTCAGTCCAATCTTCTAGATTCAGTGAGAGGTGGATATTTTTTCATGTTGCAGAACCTAGAACTCCTTGACCTTTCAGACAACAATGTCAGTAGCATAGCCGTAGAGTCCTTCACCTCCCTACACTCTCTTCGGCTCTTGTCTCTCTCGGACAACCAGTTAAGTCATCTCAAGTTCAAGACGTTCCTCAACCTCCAAACCCCTAGTACTCATATCCAAGTATCTGGCAACCCATGGATATGTGACTGCGACTTACAGAGAGTGTTTGGAAAGATAACCAGTGTGAGGCATCTTCACATTGATGATTATGACAACCTTACTTGTGCAGGGCCACCACAACTTTCTGGCGCCGCCCTGATATCAGTGGACAACCAACTATGTGTCGCAGAGACTGCCACGGTGCTGGTCATCACAATCACTGTTTTAGTTACCGTCATTGCTGCAATTGTGATGGCCGAGAGGAACCGTAAGAAGAATCAAGAAAAAAATTGGAATGAGCCGGATGGTCCCTTTGAAACACAGGACAAATGAGATGTATAACCTTAAAGGAAACTTTACACAGTGCTGTAATATGTGCCGCCATTTTGAATTTACTATGACTGGTCAGCACAGTCACAGAAAGTACCAAAAGTCATGAAAGATCCATTAAATATAATAAATTTGTATTATTCAGCTTCAAGGTTGAAGAAGCATTGCTGCCTCCTTCGAGAAACAGCCCCACTCCAGTCCATAGGCTGTGTAGTTGAGTCACAATAGCTTCAATGGGCCTGAGCTGTAATGCCCCACATAACCCTTAGACAAAAGTTGTGCTATTAGTTATGATTGTTGGGTAGGAATGTTACGCTCATTGAAGTCCCCTATGAATATTGTCCAATTTCAAATCATATTACTAATACGTCTAGAACGATGCATTAAATAAAAACCATTCCAACACTATACCAAAATTAGTCTTTTCTTGCAATTATGCCAATGAGCATCTACCGAAATGAGCCATCCAAAATATAGGAAAACCCTGTGGACCTCCTAGAAGAGCAGGAAAGCCTCCCAACTATTGCATTCTGACTCTGCAGTTACTTACTATGTACTACAGGAGTGAGGAGAGGTACAggcggtggacaaaaatatggaaacaccaaagctCTAGTCTGCTTCTTTTTCATCACAATCCTACTCAATGATCGTCTGTCACATTTCCATCCACGCTGGTGTTTTTCAGATGCGTTCTTTCCGGTCTTACTG
This genomic interval carries:
- the LOC136587349 gene encoding reticulon-4 receptor-like 2; protein product: MAALFTPLVLIFATNANPSQFCPASCLCYDSSNLVECRGLELPIVPHHLPHSTWMLDLRHNNLSRLEPASFQALWSLRILLLSDNQIEIVLARSFRSLGFLERLDLSNNYLTSLPNDFSRGLGSLRELRVPSNRLTALSYESLRHMESLEKLDLSRNYLSSIEQGAFRGLSRLRHLHLQSNLLDSVRGGYFFMLQNLELLDLSDNNVSSIAVESFTSLHSLRLLSLSDNQLSHLKFKTFLNLQTPSTHIQVSGNPWICDCDLQRVFGKITSVRHLHIDDYDNLTCAGPPQLSGAALISVDNQLCVAETATVLVITITVLVTVIAAIVMAERNRKKNQEKNWNEPDGPFETQDK